A single window of Triplophysa rosa linkage group LG2, Trosa_1v2, whole genome shotgun sequence DNA harbors:
- the tcn2 gene encoding transcobalamin-2 isoform X1 has product MKIKVMKGTLVFVSALLSLTAGKPCALDHDELHLSLNKQLLRSVDMQENLPNPSVHIALRLSPHHNLAKESKHLNRLKTELQDDIEKSLKNKELAVGRLALYILALRSSCYDLQSLYLTGNERELVLIHLKREMEEEKQNILFSHRPKTSYYQYSLGILALCVSGIRVNAHVSHKLIHAVEHGQIKHGESLCVDSHAMAGMALQCLKDQGTYVKDEDELDRALATIKQRLLDSKRADGHMGNEFSTGLAVQALLAMGSQMDEFEPSLNALWADARKGTYHDTMAISQVLPALQKQSYLHLKSKECRSEDDTLVLDADSDAEVLIDQGRVSLQVEVIKSNGEASVYSIRVPVGSSLFQALSLLQDKQKGFTFNTEESLWGTFLSVVNDEQARQSDRRYWHISSDGITLTEGIKDYKIDSEQKISIKNTEY; this is encoded by the exons ATGAAG ATCAAAGTAATGAAGGGGACTCTCGTCTTTGTGAGTGCACTGCTGTCGCTGACTGCTGGCAAACCTTGTG CATTGGATCATGATGAACTCCACCTGTCCCTCAATAAGCAGCTACTGCGTTCTGTGGACATGCAAGAGAACCTACCCAATCCCAGTGTGCACATCGCCCTGAGGCTCTCACCACACCATAACCTAGCTAAAGAGAGCAAACATCTCAACCGCCTTAAGACGGAGCTTCAGGATGATATTGAGAA ATCTCTCAAAAACAAAGAGTTGGCGGTTGGCCGTCTTGCCCTGTACATTTTGGCTTTGAGGTCTTCCTGCTATGACCTGCAAAGCCTGTATCTCACTGGCAATGAGAGGGAACTCGTGCTTATTCACCTCaagagagagatggaggagGAGAAACAGAACATTTTAT TCAGTCACCGACCAAAGACCAGCTACTATCAGTATTCTCTAGGCATTCTGGCTTTGTGTGTGAGTGGCATTAGAGTCAATGCCCATGTCAGCCACAAGCTCATCCATGCCGTGGAACATGGACAGATTAAACATGGAGAGTCCTTATGTGTGG ACTCGCATGCTATGGCAGGCATGGCCCTCCAATGTCTGAAAGATCAGGGAACTTATGTTAAAGATGAAGATGAGCTGGACAGGGCTCTTGCCACCATTAAGCAAAGGCTTCTTGACTCTAAAAGAGCTGATGGCCACATGGGCAATGAGTTCAGCACTGGATTGGCAGTGCAG GCCTTGTTGGCTATGGGTAGTCAGATGGATGAGTTTGAACCTTCCTTGAATGCTTTATGGGCAGATGCTAGAAAGGGAACCTATCATGACACCATGGCCATTTCCCAGGTCCTGCCTGCCCTACAGAAACAATCTTACCTCCATCTGAAGAGCAAAGAATGTCGCAGCGAGGATG ACACTCTTGTTTTGGATGCTGACAGTGATGCAGAAGTTCTCATAGATCAGGGAAGAGTTTCTCTACAGGTGGAAGTTATTAAATCAAATGGTGAAGCATCTGTCTATTCAATTCGTGTACCCGTGGGCTCTTCACTTTTTCAAGCCCTCAGCCTTCTCCAAGATAAGCAAAAAGGTTTCAC CTTCAACACAGAAGAGAGTTTATGGGGGACATTTCTCAGTGTGGTGAATGACGAACAAGCCCGTCAAAGTGATCGTAGATACTGGCACATTTCCTCAGATGGCATCactctgacagagg GTATCAAAGACTATAAAATTGACTCAGAGCAAAAAATCTCCATTAAGAACACTGAATACTGA
- the tcn2 gene encoding transcobalamin-2 isoform X2, with protein MKGTLVFVSALLSLTAGKPCALDHDELHLSLNKQLLRSVDMQENLPNPSVHIALRLSPHHNLAKESKHLNRLKTELQDDIEKSLKNKELAVGRLALYILALRSSCYDLQSLYLTGNERELVLIHLKREMEEEKQNILFSHRPKTSYYQYSLGILALCVSGIRVNAHVSHKLIHAVEHGQIKHGESLCVDSHAMAGMALQCLKDQGTYVKDEDELDRALATIKQRLLDSKRADGHMGNEFSTGLAVQALLAMGSQMDEFEPSLNALWADARKGTYHDTMAISQVLPALQKQSYLHLKSKECRSEDDTLVLDADSDAEVLIDQGRVSLQVEVIKSNGEASVYSIRVPVGSSLFQALSLLQDKQKGFTFNTEESLWGTFLSVVNDEQARQSDRRYWHISSDGITLTEGIKDYKIDSEQKISIKNTEY; from the exons ATGAAGGGGACTCTCGTCTTTGTGAGTGCACTGCTGTCGCTGACTGCTGGCAAACCTTGTG CATTGGATCATGATGAACTCCACCTGTCCCTCAATAAGCAGCTACTGCGTTCTGTGGACATGCAAGAGAACCTACCCAATCCCAGTGTGCACATCGCCCTGAGGCTCTCACCACACCATAACCTAGCTAAAGAGAGCAAACATCTCAACCGCCTTAAGACGGAGCTTCAGGATGATATTGAGAA ATCTCTCAAAAACAAAGAGTTGGCGGTTGGCCGTCTTGCCCTGTACATTTTGGCTTTGAGGTCTTCCTGCTATGACCTGCAAAGCCTGTATCTCACTGGCAATGAGAGGGAACTCGTGCTTATTCACCTCaagagagagatggaggagGAGAAACAGAACATTTTAT TCAGTCACCGACCAAAGACCAGCTACTATCAGTATTCTCTAGGCATTCTGGCTTTGTGTGTGAGTGGCATTAGAGTCAATGCCCATGTCAGCCACAAGCTCATCCATGCCGTGGAACATGGACAGATTAAACATGGAGAGTCCTTATGTGTGG ACTCGCATGCTATGGCAGGCATGGCCCTCCAATGTCTGAAAGATCAGGGAACTTATGTTAAAGATGAAGATGAGCTGGACAGGGCTCTTGCCACCATTAAGCAAAGGCTTCTTGACTCTAAAAGAGCTGATGGCCACATGGGCAATGAGTTCAGCACTGGATTGGCAGTGCAG GCCTTGTTGGCTATGGGTAGTCAGATGGATGAGTTTGAACCTTCCTTGAATGCTTTATGGGCAGATGCTAGAAAGGGAACCTATCATGACACCATGGCCATTTCCCAGGTCCTGCCTGCCCTACAGAAACAATCTTACCTCCATCTGAAGAGCAAAGAATGTCGCAGCGAGGATG ACACTCTTGTTTTGGATGCTGACAGTGATGCAGAAGTTCTCATAGATCAGGGAAGAGTTTCTCTACAGGTGGAAGTTATTAAATCAAATGGTGAAGCATCTGTCTATTCAATTCGTGTACCCGTGGGCTCTTCACTTTTTCAAGCCCTCAGCCTTCTCCAAGATAAGCAAAAAGGTTTCAC CTTCAACACAGAAGAGAGTTTATGGGGGACATTTCTCAGTGTGGTGAATGACGAACAAGCCCGTCAAAGTGATCGTAGATACTGGCACATTTCCTCAGATGGCATCactctgacagagg GTATCAAAGACTATAAAATTGACTCAGAGCAAAAAATCTCCATTAAGAACACTGAATACTGA
- the ccdc117 gene encoding coiled-coil domain-containing protein 117 isoform X3 — protein MTMQSHMSASSELEFIMFSHHAHFSNPNLDTITGPTKGSHHLTSGSMPNASWERRCMRKQRRSTNDGCSTKRRKLMGEEGADVAEHPSSKVSWEWSVDFTSPSSETSLVQLQTRPKEEQMGLPYTASPSPLPRVHPGGSGMEVEAAQKRLQEIEERITLEDDSDEELDVEPAQRRPVLVMSDSLREGLQRGIGDILPHTVAQSMNHSCMELVLWRPPEDPLTQRLKDSLQKQQRKQLSLNRQTPTPTPTVSSPPPEVQFTATNEQTFTPLFSSPSALSSGEEDMEL, from the exons ATGACGATGCAGAGCCACATGTCAGCAAGCAGCGAGCTGGAGTTCATAATGTTTTCTCATCACGCACACTTTAGTAACCCTAACTTGGACACAATTACTGGGCCAACCAAAGGCTCACATCATTTAACCAGTGGATCTATGCCAAATGC AAGCTGGGAGAGAAGATGTATGAGGAAGCAGAGAAGAAGTACAAACGACGG CTGCAGTACAAAAAGGCGCAAGCTGATGGGAGAGGAAGGAGCAGATGTGGCAGAGCATCCAAGTTCTAAAGTGAGCTGGGAATGGTCTGTGGACTTCACCAGTCCTTCATCAGAGACCAGCTTGGTTCAGCTACAGACCAGACCCAAGGAGGAACAGATGGGTCTGCCTTATACAGCCTCTCCTTCTCCACTACCCAGAGTTCATCCAGGGGGGTCAGGCATGGAAGTAGAGGCAGCTCAAAAGAGACTGCAGGAAATAGAAGAGCG gaTAACTTTGGAAGATGACAGTGATGAGGAGTTGGATGTAGAACCAGCCCAACGCAGACCAGTTCTGGTGATGTCTGACAGTTTGAGAGAGGGGCTACAAAGGGGGATTGGCGACATTCTTCCCCATACAGTGGCACAGTCAAT GAACCACTCTTGTATGGAACTGGTGCTGTGGCGCCCCCCAGAGGACCCTCTCACCCAGAGGCTGAAAGACTCCCTACAAAAACAGCAGCGCAAGCAGCTGTCATTAAACAGACAGACCCCTACACCCACACCAACTGTCAGCAGCCCCCCGCCTGAGGTGCAGTTCACAGCAACCAATGAGCAAACCTTCACCCCTCTGTTCAGCAGCCCTTCAGCCCTCAGCTCTGGAGAAGAAGACATGGAGTTATAG
- the ccdc117 gene encoding coiled-coil domain-containing protein 117 isoform X4 — MTMQSHMSASSELEFIMFSHHAHFSNPNLDTITGPTKGSHHLTSGSMPNAWERRCMRKQRRSTNDGCSTKRRKLMGEEGADVAEHPSSKVSWEWSVDFTSPSSETSLVQLQTRPKEEQMGLPYTASPSPLPRVHPGGSGMEVEAAQKRLQEIEERITLEDDSDEELDVEPAQRRPVLVMSDSLREGLQRGIGDILPHTVAQSMNHSCMELVLWRPPEDPLTQRLKDSLQKQQRKQLSLNRQTPTPTPTVSSPPPEVQFTATNEQTFTPLFSSPSALSSGEEDMEL; from the exons ATGACGATGCAGAGCCACATGTCAGCAAGCAGCGAGCTGGAGTTCATAATGTTTTCTCATCACGCACACTTTAGTAACCCTAACTTGGACACAATTACTGGGCCAACCAAAGGCTCACATCATTTAACCAGTGGATCTATGCCAAATGC CTGGGAGAGAAGATGTATGAGGAAGCAGAGAAGAAGTACAAACGACGG CTGCAGTACAAAAAGGCGCAAGCTGATGGGAGAGGAAGGAGCAGATGTGGCAGAGCATCCAAGTTCTAAAGTGAGCTGGGAATGGTCTGTGGACTTCACCAGTCCTTCATCAGAGACCAGCTTGGTTCAGCTACAGACCAGACCCAAGGAGGAACAGATGGGTCTGCCTTATACAGCCTCTCCTTCTCCACTACCCAGAGTTCATCCAGGGGGGTCAGGCATGGAAGTAGAGGCAGCTCAAAAGAGACTGCAGGAAATAGAAGAGCG gaTAACTTTGGAAGATGACAGTGATGAGGAGTTGGATGTAGAACCAGCCCAACGCAGACCAGTTCTGGTGATGTCTGACAGTTTGAGAGAGGGGCTACAAAGGGGGATTGGCGACATTCTTCCCCATACAGTGGCACAGTCAAT GAACCACTCTTGTATGGAACTGGTGCTGTGGCGCCCCCCAGAGGACCCTCTCACCCAGAGGCTGAAAGACTCCCTACAAAAACAGCAGCGCAAGCAGCTGTCATTAAACAGACAGACCCCTACACCCACACCAACTGTCAGCAGCCCCCCGCCTGAGGTGCAGTTCACAGCAACCAATGAGCAAACCTTCACCCCTCTGTTCAGCAGCCCTTCAGCCCTCAGCTCTGGAGAAGAAGACATGGAGTTATAG
- the ccdc117 gene encoding coiled-coil domain-containing protein 117 isoform X1 — MTMQSHMSASSELEFIMFSHHAHFSNPNLDTITGPTKGSHHLTSGSMPNASWERRCMRKQRRSTNDGSCSTKRRKLMGEEGADVAEHPSSKVSWEWSVDFTSPSSETSLVQLQTRPKEEQMGLPYTASPSPLPRVHPGGSGMEVEAAQKRLQEIEERITLEDDSDEELDVEPAQRRPVLVMSDSLREGLQRGIGDILPHTVAQSMNHSCMELVLWRPPEDPLTQRLKDSLQKQQRKQLSLNRQTPTPTPTVSSPPPEVQFTATNEQTFTPLFSSPSALSSGEEDMEL; from the exons ATGACGATGCAGAGCCACATGTCAGCAAGCAGCGAGCTGGAGTTCATAATGTTTTCTCATCACGCACACTTTAGTAACCCTAACTTGGACACAATTACTGGGCCAACCAAAGGCTCACATCATTTAACCAGTGGATCTATGCCAAATGC AAGCTGGGAGAGAAGATGTATGAGGAAGCAGAGAAGAAGTACAAACGACGG AAGCTGCAGTACAAAAAGGCGCAAGCTGATGGGAGAGGAAGGAGCAGATGTGGCAGAGCATCCAAGTTCTAAAGTGAGCTGGGAATGGTCTGTGGACTTCACCAGTCCTTCATCAGAGACCAGCTTGGTTCAGCTACAGACCAGACCCAAGGAGGAACAGATGGGTCTGCCTTATACAGCCTCTCCTTCTCCACTACCCAGAGTTCATCCAGGGGGGTCAGGCATGGAAGTAGAGGCAGCTCAAAAGAGACTGCAGGAAATAGAAGAGCG gaTAACTTTGGAAGATGACAGTGATGAGGAGTTGGATGTAGAACCAGCCCAACGCAGACCAGTTCTGGTGATGTCTGACAGTTTGAGAGAGGGGCTACAAAGGGGGATTGGCGACATTCTTCCCCATACAGTGGCACAGTCAAT GAACCACTCTTGTATGGAACTGGTGCTGTGGCGCCCCCCAGAGGACCCTCTCACCCAGAGGCTGAAAGACTCCCTACAAAAACAGCAGCGCAAGCAGCTGTCATTAAACAGACAGACCCCTACACCCACACCAACTGTCAGCAGCCCCCCGCCTGAGGTGCAGTTCACAGCAACCAATGAGCAAACCTTCACCCCTCTGTTCAGCAGCCCTTCAGCCCTCAGCTCTGGAGAAGAAGACATGGAGTTATAG
- the ccdc117 gene encoding coiled-coil domain-containing protein 117 isoform X2 produces MTMQSHMSASSELEFIMFSHHAHFSNPNLDTITGPTKGSHHLTSGSMPNAWERRCMRKQRRSTNDGSCSTKRRKLMGEEGADVAEHPSSKVSWEWSVDFTSPSSETSLVQLQTRPKEEQMGLPYTASPSPLPRVHPGGSGMEVEAAQKRLQEIEERITLEDDSDEELDVEPAQRRPVLVMSDSLREGLQRGIGDILPHTVAQSMNHSCMELVLWRPPEDPLTQRLKDSLQKQQRKQLSLNRQTPTPTPTVSSPPPEVQFTATNEQTFTPLFSSPSALSSGEEDMEL; encoded by the exons ATGACGATGCAGAGCCACATGTCAGCAAGCAGCGAGCTGGAGTTCATAATGTTTTCTCATCACGCACACTTTAGTAACCCTAACTTGGACACAATTACTGGGCCAACCAAAGGCTCACATCATTTAACCAGTGGATCTATGCCAAATGC CTGGGAGAGAAGATGTATGAGGAAGCAGAGAAGAAGTACAAACGACGG AAGCTGCAGTACAAAAAGGCGCAAGCTGATGGGAGAGGAAGGAGCAGATGTGGCAGAGCATCCAAGTTCTAAAGTGAGCTGGGAATGGTCTGTGGACTTCACCAGTCCTTCATCAGAGACCAGCTTGGTTCAGCTACAGACCAGACCCAAGGAGGAACAGATGGGTCTGCCTTATACAGCCTCTCCTTCTCCACTACCCAGAGTTCATCCAGGGGGGTCAGGCATGGAAGTAGAGGCAGCTCAAAAGAGACTGCAGGAAATAGAAGAGCG gaTAACTTTGGAAGATGACAGTGATGAGGAGTTGGATGTAGAACCAGCCCAACGCAGACCAGTTCTGGTGATGTCTGACAGTTTGAGAGAGGGGCTACAAAGGGGGATTGGCGACATTCTTCCCCATACAGTGGCACAGTCAAT GAACCACTCTTGTATGGAACTGGTGCTGTGGCGCCCCCCAGAGGACCCTCTCACCCAGAGGCTGAAAGACTCCCTACAAAAACAGCAGCGCAAGCAGCTGTCATTAAACAGACAGACCCCTACACCCACACCAACTGTCAGCAGCCCCCCGCCTGAGGTGCAGTTCACAGCAACCAATGAGCAAACCTTCACCCCTCTGTTCAGCAGCCCTTCAGCCCTCAGCTCTGGAGAAGAAGACATGGAGTTATAG
- the ccdc117 gene encoding coiled-coil domain-containing protein 117 isoform X6 has product MPNAWERRCMRKQRRSTNDGSCSTKRRKLMGEEGADVAEHPSSKVSWEWSVDFTSPSSETSLVQLQTRPKEEQMGLPYTASPSPLPRVHPGGSGMEVEAAQKRLQEIEERITLEDDSDEELDVEPAQRRPVLVMSDSLREGLQRGIGDILPHTVAQSMNHSCMELVLWRPPEDPLTQRLKDSLQKQQRKQLSLNRQTPTPTPTVSSPPPEVQFTATNEQTFTPLFSSPSALSSGEEDMEL; this is encoded by the exons ATGCCAAATGC CTGGGAGAGAAGATGTATGAGGAAGCAGAGAAGAAGTACAAACGACGG AAGCTGCAGTACAAAAAGGCGCAAGCTGATGGGAGAGGAAGGAGCAGATGTGGCAGAGCATCCAAGTTCTAAAGTGAGCTGGGAATGGTCTGTGGACTTCACCAGTCCTTCATCAGAGACCAGCTTGGTTCAGCTACAGACCAGACCCAAGGAGGAACAGATGGGTCTGCCTTATACAGCCTCTCCTTCTCCACTACCCAGAGTTCATCCAGGGGGGTCAGGCATGGAAGTAGAGGCAGCTCAAAAGAGACTGCAGGAAATAGAAGAGCG gaTAACTTTGGAAGATGACAGTGATGAGGAGTTGGATGTAGAACCAGCCCAACGCAGACCAGTTCTGGTGATGTCTGACAGTTTGAGAGAGGGGCTACAAAGGGGGATTGGCGACATTCTTCCCCATACAGTGGCACAGTCAAT GAACCACTCTTGTATGGAACTGGTGCTGTGGCGCCCCCCAGAGGACCCTCTCACCCAGAGGCTGAAAGACTCCCTACAAAAACAGCAGCGCAAGCAGCTGTCATTAAACAGACAGACCCCTACACCCACACCAACTGTCAGCAGCCCCCCGCCTGAGGTGCAGTTCACAGCAACCAATGAGCAAACCTTCACCCCTCTGTTCAGCAGCCCTTCAGCCCTCAGCTCTGGAGAAGAAGACATGGAGTTATAG
- the ccdc117 gene encoding coiled-coil domain-containing protein 117 isoform X5, whose product MPNASWERRCMRKQRRSTNDGSCSTKRRKLMGEEGADVAEHPSSKVSWEWSVDFTSPSSETSLVQLQTRPKEEQMGLPYTASPSPLPRVHPGGSGMEVEAAQKRLQEIEERITLEDDSDEELDVEPAQRRPVLVMSDSLREGLQRGIGDILPHTVAQSMNHSCMELVLWRPPEDPLTQRLKDSLQKQQRKQLSLNRQTPTPTPTVSSPPPEVQFTATNEQTFTPLFSSPSALSSGEEDMEL is encoded by the exons ATGCCAAATGC AAGCTGGGAGAGAAGATGTATGAGGAAGCAGAGAAGAAGTACAAACGACGG AAGCTGCAGTACAAAAAGGCGCAAGCTGATGGGAGAGGAAGGAGCAGATGTGGCAGAGCATCCAAGTTCTAAAGTGAGCTGGGAATGGTCTGTGGACTTCACCAGTCCTTCATCAGAGACCAGCTTGGTTCAGCTACAGACCAGACCCAAGGAGGAACAGATGGGTCTGCCTTATACAGCCTCTCCTTCTCCACTACCCAGAGTTCATCCAGGGGGGTCAGGCATGGAAGTAGAGGCAGCTCAAAAGAGACTGCAGGAAATAGAAGAGCG gaTAACTTTGGAAGATGACAGTGATGAGGAGTTGGATGTAGAACCAGCCCAACGCAGACCAGTTCTGGTGATGTCTGACAGTTTGAGAGAGGGGCTACAAAGGGGGATTGGCGACATTCTTCCCCATACAGTGGCACAGTCAAT GAACCACTCTTGTATGGAACTGGTGCTGTGGCGCCCCCCAGAGGACCCTCTCACCCAGAGGCTGAAAGACTCCCTACAAAAACAGCAGCGCAAGCAGCTGTCATTAAACAGACAGACCCCTACACCCACACCAACTGTCAGCAGCCCCCCGCCTGAGGTGCAGTTCACAGCAACCAATGAGCAAACCTTCACCCCTCTGTTCAGCAGCCCTTCAGCCCTCAGCTCTGGAGAAGAAGACATGGAGTTATAG